The Leopardus geoffroyi isolate Oge1 chromosome C1, O.geoffroyi_Oge1_pat1.0, whole genome shotgun sequence sequence GGCCAGCACCCTCGGCTTGGGGCCATTGTCAGCAGCCGAGCTCGCCGCCTTTCCCACCTGGATGAGAGACCTCAGCAGAGAGTGGAGCTGCCGTCGGGACTCCTCCTCCCCCTGGGGCTCACCTCCCTCTTTCCAGAGCAGGCCAACTCTGCAGAGCCAGGCTCGTGAGTTTAGGATCTCTTTAGAGTGGTGTGCACATTATATTTTGGTGAGACATCCTCTTGGTTCCTCACAAAGCCTCTctgaagccagagacaaaagctGAATACCACTGGGGTTTTGGCTTCTGGGGGGATGTTGGAGTATCTAATGATGTATTCCCAATTTGAATTTGAAAGACTGGTAGGTACAGCTTTGGAAGCATGTGAGTCACAGGCTTTTCTAGAAACCTGAAAGGATAGGCTCCTGAGTTTGCTTTTTTGGCACGAAGAGTATATATCCTACGTGCAGAGCTAAACCTGTGTGTGCCTGTTCAGTCAGCCTGCATATCTCCTTCCCTTGGTCTGTTTTCTCCACTCCCACGTTGGTGTTGCTGAATTCTCGTGTGAGTGGGTTTAGTCCCTGGTTCAGAGATTGATGCAGGTCATGGTGTCACGCATGCTTtcaagcctgacgcggggctgagGGACACATTTGTAGATGTGTGACCTGGCCCCGCCCCTCGTCTGCGATGCAGTGCACACTGGGTGGCTTCGAGGAGCTGCAGAGCATGAAGGCCGAGAAGCGCACCGTTCTGGGCCTTCCCCCACTGCCTGAGGACAGCATCAAGGTGATCCGCAACATGAGGGCCGCCTCCCCGCCGGCGTCTGCCTCAGACCTGATTGAGCAGCAGCAGAAGCGGGGCCGTCGGGAGCACAAGGTGAGGGTGACCGGTGTCCCCGGTGACTCCGGAGGGTCTGAAGGGGCACATCGCGTGGCAGCCTGATCCCCGGGTGAGCGGGGTTGTTGGAAGTCCTCTCTGAGCAGCTAATCCAAATGAAGGCCTCCAGGCTGGGGGACGCTATGTCTCTGAGTGGACACTCACCACATGGCACTCTTGAGGCACTGCGACAAGAAAGGATTTGTCCTCTGGGCCCAACCTTGACTTCCTCTCTGGTTTTTCCACTGCCCTTGACTCTGCCTTCCACCTTTGTGTGTTATGGCTTGTCTAGCCTCCTTGCTCTCTTATGGTTCTTTGCTTGGCACTTTTCTGATTCCCCTTCCCTCTGTTTTCAGGCACTGATAAAACAGGACAACTTGGATGCCTTCAACGAGCGGGATCCTTACAAGGCTGATGACTCtcgagaagaggaagaggagaatgaCGATGACAACAGCCTGGAGGGGGAGACATTCCCCCTTGAGCGGGATGAAGTGATGCCTCCCCCACTGCAACACCCTCAGACTGACAGGCTTACCTGCCCAAAGGGGCTTCCGTGGGCTCCCAAGGTCAGGTGAGCCTCAGACACCTGGAACACTCCTGGCTCTTGAAACCAGAGGCCTTCCACCCCTAAGCCTGCCCCAGGCCTGAGTCACCACATGAGGTCCTCTGCAGGGCCAGGCTGACCTTGGCTCTGGGATAAAGCTCTCTTAAAGTACCCTTTGTTGGCCAGAGGCCTCAGGGTGCCGGCCTTGGACAGAGAGACCCGTGTATGGCTCTTGAATGAGTAATATGAATTAGCTCTTGGTTAGCCATACTAATGAAGGGGGAATAGGGAAAAATGAGAAcaaggacacttaactgaacccATCTCCACTCACCCTGGGGTTGTATGTggtttttaacagaaaaattaaagattaggGAAGAGCTTTAGAATCCTAGGTAAGGTGTTTGAGATATGTATGCATAAATCAGGTGGAAAGGTACCTGGATATGAGTGGTTTCTGTTTAAAAAGTCACCAACTTAAGAAATAGGTGAGTATGTGAAAGGGCAATGCAGAAGTCACTTTTTCCATCTGAAACCCCAGTTTTCAGTGATCTGTGGATGGGATTACAACACAAGTCTTCAGAAAACGTGACATGTGCTGCTTGTCTGAGGCAGGAGAACAGGACTCATATGAAAATATCAGAAGCGTATAGATCCAGTTGTAAAAACTTTACATATTTGAGAAATTCTTTTGACAAACTTGTTATTGGTATCTGAATGACATGTGCTTTAAGTTTGATGTGTCACCTTAATTTTACAGGTAAACTGGTTACATACACATAATACACTTTCAGGTTATTGACCCAACAACGTTATGAAGGACATTAAGACAGtgtgaagattttcttttttcttttttttactaaaaagaaaaacagtgggggcgcctgggtggctcagtcggttaagtgtctgacttcggctcaagtcatgatcttttggttcatgggttcaagccccacatcggactctgtgctgacagctcagagtctggagcctgcttcggattctgtgtctccctccctctctctctctgcccctcccctgctcatgttctgtctctctatctctgaaaaatgaaaacttaaaaaaaaaaaaaaagggggtgggagaCCTTTTCTTCTGGCTTTGCAGTTTCTGAAGCTTCTATGTTTTATTAACCATGACACCttgaaataacttttaataaaaactttgttctctttggcagagagaaagacattgAGATGTTCCTCGAGTCCAGCCGTAGCAAGTTTATTGGTTACACTCTAGGCAGGTGAGTGTGATCTGAGTTCCTTTTGAAGGAAGGTAGTGGGAGTGCACTCTCCTGGCCTCTGGTGTTTGTGGATCAAGGCGAGTTGATGTCCGGGCTCAACACAGGGCTTTCTTTATTCTGCAGTGACACGAACACAGTGGTGGGGCTGCCCAGGCCAATCCACGAAAGCATCAAGACTCTGAAACAGGTAGGTGGCCTTGGTTGAGCTTTTGGCCTACTTTGGTCCCAAGTGAGTAAAGTGAGAGCAGCCTGTTGGGATAAACCTTTTGAGATGGTTGTCTGCCTGAaggagcctggggcaggggaaTGGGTGGACCACAGCCATACCTTTAACACAGCTCTTtgtaagttttacttattttagctGAGTTCTTGTTGGGGACTTAACTGGGCCGTTATTAAAGAtatacttgaggggcgcctgggtggctcagtcggttaagcgtccaacttcgactcaggtcatgatctcgcagtttgtgagttcaaccccgcatcaggctctgtgctgacagctcagtctggagcctgcttcggattctgtgtctccgcctctctctgcccctcccatgctcatgctctgtctctctctgtctctcaataataaataaacatttaaaaaaaaaaaaaagatatgtttgaTAGTTGGGAGTTTTAAGGGGCCTGAGTTTTCCTAGCCTTAGTTCTAAAGTATTCGAGATCGAGAAGTGGGCAGATGGAGAACAAAACACCAGCTTTACTGCTGATAGAGCTACTGGAGAGTGAGCCATAAGAACATGGTAATGATATGCATCCCAATGCTTTTACTTCCAGAATTAGGCAGCCAGggccaggcagggctggaactaCGCTAAGCCTGGTTGAGGAGCAGAAGAGagcccaggctttttttttttttctaaagagaagagaggaggaggttgGGCTCAGAAAGTCCTATTCCTCCTCCCATACCTGCCACTCAGTAAAGTGAGGAAAGAGCGTGTGGGAAgaagcagggaggccaggagTTTTTACGCACACGTCTCTCCACATGGGAGGAGGCATCAAGAGTGGGGAAAGGATGTCTTCCCTGACAGCATGTCGGCGTGTGAATGTCGGTATGTTTTTGAAGTGTGTGTTTGAGATTTGTAGTACGAAGTGGGCCTTGTGCGGCTAGGCTTTTGAGTACTAGCTTCTGAGTACTTGAGTACTTGCTCCTGAGTAAGTACTTGATTCTCCCTTTAAtagttttttcttctgtctttatagCTATCCGAAAAAACCCCTTTACCTTAGTTTGTGTCTAATGTGTGCTTTTAGACTGGTTTTAAGTATGTGCccacttagaaaatatttcaggatttGAGTTGGGGATCTTTGTGGTGACTTAGCCCTCTTTGAGAAGCTCGGGTTTGAGGAAAGTTGCCTGGGGTCTTTGCCAGGGTGCGGGGCTCTGGCCAGAGACTGAGAGgcgttccctctttctctccagcacAAGTACACGTCGATTGCAGAGGTACAGGCGCAGATGGAGGAGGAGTACCTTCGCTCTCCTCTCTCGGGGGTGAGTCTGAGGCCTTCTTCAGCCACTGGACTGCCAGCAGCTCCCAGGCACTGCTGGTCCCAGACTACAGAGCTGCTCCAGGCCCCGTCTTCAAAAAACTCCCAGTCTCGATCCCACACCAGGGCTGGCGTATGTCTAGGGTGGGGGTCAAGAGCACAGTCACCTGCCTCTGACTCCCGGCTCCACCACTCAGTAGGTGGCAACTTAGGCAAGTTACCaaatctctctgtgctttagtttccttcCCTGTAGAATGGGAATGATGATAGTCCCTCCTCCATAGAGCTGCAGTAAAGTTGAAGTGAGTTATTACAAGTATGGTGCCTGGCACGTGTAGCACGTGTATTCTTCAAGGTTTGCCATTGTTACCGACATCATCATTTACATCAATACTTAACAGATTCTCCTCCAGCCAGCTAGCAAGCTGGCTCAGGAGAGCAGAGTCGGGACTGGGTTTCGTATTTGTACCTGTTGTGTTacaagggagaagaggaagtggAGCAGGTACCCGCGGAAACCCTTTACCAAGGCTTGCTTCCCAGCCTGCCCCAGTACATGGTGAGTGCTCCTGCTCTTGAGGTGTCGCCTCCTCTTCGTGAGTGCTCTGGGTCTGGGACCCCTCCGGTGCCCATCAGTACCTGCCATGGGACCGCCCTCCCTGCTACACTGGCCTTGAGAGGATGCCCTGCCGGTGTCAGCCCCTCCTGCCGCCCACCCGAACACCTCCCGAAGGACCACTTCTCAGGCTTTGGTCTGCTGCTCCCCAGATCGCGCTGCTGAAGATCCTGCTGGCTGCCGCCCCCACCTCGAAAGCCAAAACAGACTCAATCAACATCTTAGCAGACGTCCTGCCTGAGGAGATGCCGTGAGTAGTATTCCTGTGAATGGAGCAGGCTAGGGGCCGCCAAGTAGAGGAGCCAGGGGAAGCGTTTTCCTCGGTCCCACTCTTGCtcggttgttttctttttttggctcaACTTCTCTGTAGGTTAAGTTTAGGGTGTTCCTgactcagaagaaagaaaatgtatctaTCGGATTAAATATTTGGTTTTACTGGTTGGGGAAGTGGCTTAGTGTGGTCGGCCTGGATTCTAGTGTAGACTTTGCCGCTGAGTGAACTAGGGAAAAGTcgttttctcctctataaaatgaatCAGGCTGTGTTCGACATTTCCTGAAACCTTCCCTCGAAAGCTGTCTGAGCAACACACCCAGGACCTGTAGGTTTAGCTTCTGGACCGTTTACCAGCCAGCAGCTGAACCTGAGCTGGGTGTAGGATTCTTTCCTATTGGCTGGTGATTTGGCATGTGGAGTATTTGCGGATATCTCTGGCTGATAGTGAAATCCTTGGGGGTTCTTTTTCCCTGAGGCACTGACCTCATCGCTTTCATGTAAGAGTACAAAACAAGATCATTTTCTGCTTTGAGAAGGACCTGGGCTTTGATCTGACCTCCTTCCTGCGTGCCAGCTCTGAGCCCGGCTCCCTGGGGGCTTGGGGGCTGGGCCCCTTGAGTCTGGCAGTGATAGCTGcgtgagggaggaggcagggattgGCTACTACCAAAGGGAGTGTCCCAGAACACTAGGCCATCATGACGGTCCTTGGAAGAAGAGTCCCAGAGTCAAATATTAAATCTCCTCTTAGATTTACAGTGAGAAGTCCTGAATTAAGAAACCGATTTAACTCAGTGCTTCTTCCAtttatctgactccaaagccctttTTTCTCCATAGCCTGAAGCATCTCAGTGTGCTAGCATTCCCCAGAATACACTTTGAGGAACCCAAGTTCATCTCATGGCAAAAGTGTAGGAAGATCTTGAAAGGGAGAAGTTCATTTTGGGAGGAAAAGCAGGGCAATAGGCTAAGAACGTGTTTGAGGCCCCCCAGGAAGCAAATTGTGCTGAGCTGGATTGCTTGTTGACGTGGGTGGGAGGAGCCCTGGCCCTGATCGCAGAGATGTCCACAGGGTGGGTGGTGAGGTGGAAGCCTTTGCCTGGGGAAGGCTCAGGAATCCCATCTCTCCTGCGAGTGCCCAAAGGGTAGCGCTGCCCATGCTGGTGGCTCACCCGGAAATTGTGTTTCCAGCACCACCGTGTTGCAGAGCATGAAGCTGGGGGTGGATGTGAACCGCCACAAAGAGGTCATTGTTAAGGCCATTTCTGCTGTCCTGCTGTTGCTGCTCAAGCATTTTAAGTTGAACCACGTCTACCAGGTACCTGCGGGGCCTTCCTTTCTGTTCGCTGGGCCAGGGCCTCAGgcagccctcctcctccagccctgaaGGAGGCCTTGCCCTTCAAACCCCCTTGAGCTCTGCATGAATGTTTTAAGATCCAGTCCTCCAACTAAGGCCTTTTATcactggagggaggagggtgaggtcCTAAAGggcatgcttattttttttctgttggtttcaGTTTGAATACATGGCCCAGCACCTGGTGTTTGCCAATTGCATCCCTTTGATCCTAAAGTTCTTCAATCAAAACATCATGTCCTACATCACCGCCAAGAACAGGTGATAAGGATGAGGGATCAGGAAGGGGTAGGGATGGCCAGAGGCCCGGCTGGCCTCTCCTGAGCTCATTCAGCACCTACAAGCCAGCACTCTGCCAGGCGTCAGGACACAAAGATGGACGAGTCATGGTCTCTGCTGTGGAGAATGCCAGTGTGTCAGGTCTGAGTCCAGCTAGTCTCGTGACAGGTGACTCAGTCTGTGCCTGGGTGGGAGGGTTCTCATCCTGGGCCCTCACTGTTGTGTGCTTCTTCGAGGACACTGGCCGGGCCTTCTGTTCTCTACGGAGCTCTGCCATGTGCACCATAAGGACCCATCTGCTGACTCTACCCCTGTCCCCGTCGCCTGGTACCAGCTGTATTTGACGGTACACCGCAGAGTGAGCTGTGGGCCAGACGCTGTCTCCTTTAGGGGCTTGGCATGCATTAATTGCCTAGAGAAAtcttctgccccagccccagactCGTTGCTGTTGGGAAAGCAGTCTCTCTGAACCTTATAAGATGACAGGCTGGTCTCTGGTGATAGAGGGACCGTATAAGTTCTCTTGAAACGGGGATTTCATCATCCTCTAGCTGGGGAAATGAGGGAAGTGCAGGCTAGGCGGTCCTGCTTCCACTCCCAACAAGTAAGGAGGAAGGCCGGGAGCCAGCCACGTCCCAGCTGTCTCTCCAGCCCCTAGCTTTGCTCACGGTGGTCGCCcggcttctctttctccctgcagCATCTCTGTCCTGGATTACCCTCACTGCGTGGTACATGAGCTGCCGGAACTGACTGCTGAGAGTCTGGTGAGTCACGCTGTTCCTTTGGCGTGAGGGGGGTGTTGGAGGGCCTGCCTCCCCCGATACAGAGATGGAGGGGCTCACAGATGAGGTCACCCGTTGGGTGCTGGCTTTTAAAGCACTGTAATTGCACAGAAGGGCCGGAGGAGGGACCTCGCAGAGTGGAAAGATTTGGATACAGGGAGTAGTTCATCAGGAGTGTGGTGTTCAGGGGCTGCCGACCCAGAGCTCACCTGGTCGAGTGGTTTCCCTCTCCCACACTGGATCTCTGTACGGCACAGCTCTGAGGGAGCCTGGGTGTGGGTGCCCCGGGTGTGGAGGCTGATGGCACAGCCCCCTCAAATCATGCTCCGTGTTTCCTGCAGAAAAATTCTAGGGGACTCCCTTATCCCTGCCAAGCTCTGGGGTGGAAGTACCCTGggctgaggagaggagagggctgCCGCTATAGACAAGGAGAGAGCTGGCAGTTCCGAGAGAGGTGTGAGGGCCTTGGAAACCACTGAGCACCCTGCAGCTGTGAGAGTTA is a genomic window containing:
- the STRIP1 gene encoding striatin-interacting protein 1 isoform X2, with product MEPAAGGPGPLIMNNKQPQPPPPPPPATAQPPPGAPRAGGGLLPGGKAREFNRNQRKDSEGYSESPDLEFEYADTDKWAAELSELYSYTEGPEFLMNRKCFEEDFRIHVTDKKWTELDTNQHRTHAMRLLDGLEVTAREKRLKVARAILYVAQGTFGECSSEAEVQSWMRYNIFLLLEVGTFNALVELLNMEIDNSAACSSAVRKPAISLADSTDLRVLLNIMYLIVETVHQECEGDKAEWRTMRQTFRAELGSPLYNNEPFAIMLFGMVTKFCSGHAPHFPMKKVLLLLWKTVLCTLGGFEELQSMKAEKRTVLGLPPLPEDSIKVIRNMRAASPPASASDLIEQQQKRGRREHKALIKQDNLDAFNERDPYKADDSREEEEENDDDNSLEGETFPLERDEVMPPPLQHPQTDRLTCPKGLPWAPKVREKDIEMFLESSRSKFIGYTLGSDTNTVVGLPRPIHESIKTLKQHKYTSIAEVQAQMEEEYLRSPLSGGEEEVEQVPAETLYQGLLPSLPQYMIALLKILLAAAPTSKAKTDSINILADVLPEEMPTTVLQSMKLGVDVNRHKEVIVKAISAVLLLLLKHFKLNHVYQFEYMAQHLVFANCIPLILKFFNQNIMSYITAKNSISVLDYPHCVVHELPELTAESLKNSRGLPYPCQALGWKYPGLRRGEGCRYRQGESWQFRERCEGLGNH